The proteins below are encoded in one region of Streptomyces cyanogenus:
- a CDS encoding helix-turn-helix domain-containing protein, translated as MARTPDPLPQRDDPVINLARFLRTTQADASTITEPMTLKKISQLSGVSEGSLSKAHNGDPRISWRTVEGWVRACRGDLMAARRLWNKVHEMQQATAPADAAALQARAFGYWEHTRGRAIVPGLETEAQFLLCLSALRKYVGMSLRELSQATERSGVPYSHATLGAVLTGKRAMTFEHLAAILAGCGVPVRQQQGWARAFAKFDPARDVRTGWNPRSLRRSRLVEPAGEQVEEVVSSPARMRFASVLERALTEEGVTIKVFAARAKLDMPLVDRLFAGKFLPAHMLARASEAAAGASPRTRRELTVLVQALVRSLTPGERREWGRFCRESGIAESWAG; from the coding sequence ATGGCCCGTACCCCTGACCCGCTCCCCCAGCGGGACGATCCAGTGATCAATCTCGCGCGGTTCCTGCGTACCACGCAGGCCGACGCCAGCACGATCACCGAGCCCATGACCTTGAAGAAGATCTCGCAGCTGTCCGGGGTCTCGGAGGGCTCGCTGTCCAAGGCGCACAACGGCGACCCCCGCATCTCGTGGCGGACCGTGGAGGGCTGGGTCCGCGCTTGCCGCGGTGACCTCATGGCCGCGCGCCGCCTGTGGAACAAGGTCCACGAGATGCAGCAGGCGACAGCCCCCGCCGACGCGGCCGCACTGCAGGCCCGGGCGTTCGGCTACTGGGAGCACACCCGCGGCCGGGCGATCGTGCCGGGCCTGGAGACCGAGGCGCAGTTCCTCCTCTGTCTGAGCGCGCTGCGCAAGTACGTGGGCATGTCGCTGCGCGAGTTGTCGCAGGCCACCGAGCGCAGCGGTGTCCCCTACAGTCACGCCACCCTGGGTGCCGTCCTGACGGGAAAGCGCGCCATGACCTTCGAGCACCTGGCCGCGATCCTGGCCGGCTGCGGCGTGCCGGTACGCCAGCAGCAGGGGTGGGCGCGCGCCTTCGCCAAGTTCGACCCTGCGCGTGACGTGCGCACCGGCTGGAACCCGCGCTCCTTGCGCAGGTCCCGCCTGGTGGAGCCGGCCGGCGAACAGGTCGAGGAGGTCGTCTCCTCCCCCGCGCGCATGCGCTTCGCGTCCGTGCTGGAGCGTGCGCTGACGGAGGAGGGCGTGACCATCAAGGTGTTCGCCGCGCGCGCCAAGCTGGACATGCCGCTCGTCGACCGCCTGTTCGCGGGCAAGTTCCTGCCCGCCCACATGCTCGCCCGGGCGAGCGAGGCGGCTGCCGGGGCGAGCCCCCGGACCCGGAGGGAGCTCACCGTCCTGGTGCAGGCGCTCGTGCGCTCCCTCACCCCCGGGGAACGGCGGGAGTGGGGCAGGTTCTGCCGCGAGAGCGGCATCGCCGAGTCCTGGGCCGGGTAA